The proteins below come from a single Vidua macroura isolate BioBank_ID:100142 chromosome 17, ASM2450914v1, whole genome shotgun sequence genomic window:
- the PIGT gene encoding GPI transamidase component PIG-T isoform X2, whose protein sequence is MAAAALLLLLLAAARPGPGRADAGRERRDALREELLLSPLPTGDVAATFQFRTRWDADLQRGAVSHYRLFPKALGRLVAALGVRELHLALTQGFWRTRYWGQPPLQAPAGAELWVWFQPTVTDVDKAWKELSNILSGIFCASLNFIDSTNTVIPTASFKPLGLANGTDHHLLRYAVLPREVVCTENLTPWKKLLPCGSKAGLAVLLKAERLFHSSYHSQAVHIRPICRDASCLALSWELRQTLTVVFDFFSSGQGKKDWSLFKMFSRTLTDTCPLASQSKVYVDISPKNKEKELLEVSPPPTSVHEAIVQGDKKTYAVYDLLSPSLFNTSRSLNVQLKWKRPQDSSLCGGVRAADRGDLHPDLQHAPLPSLPRDPAGDCALVPAALRAHPDYHHQREGKQAKTVEAGAPTSWEMSRQCEIGQGSPGAIAEISLGLGYIHYQPAQDRRRPHLLEMLIQLPANSVTKITIQFERALLKWTEYPPDPNHGFYVGSSVLSALVPSVTAMKDVDVEQSPLFTSLFPSSDGSSYFVRLYTEPLLVNLPTPDFSMPYNVICLTCTVVAVCYGSFYNLLTRTFHVEEPSRGGLAKRLANVIRKFRGVPPL, encoded by the exons atggcggcggcggcgttgctgctgctgctgctggcggcGGCAAGGCCCGGGCCCGGGCGGGCGGacgcggggcgggagcggcgggacgCGCTgcgggaggagctgctgctgagcccgCTGCCCACCGGCGATGTGGCCGCCACCTTCCAGTTCCGCACGCGCTGGGACGCGGACCTGCAGCGGGGCGCAG TCTCTCACTACAGGCTCTTCCCGAAGGCGCTGGGGCGGCTGGTGGCAGCGCTGGGCGTGCGGGAGCTCCACCTCGCGCTCACCCAGGGCTTCTGGCGCACCCGGTACTGGGGGCAGCCGCCCCTCCAGGCACCCGCTGGCGCTGAGCTCTGGGTCTGGTTCCAGCCCACGGTCACCGA TGTTGACAAAGCCTGGAAAGAACTGAGTAACATCCTTTCGGGAatattctgtgcttctctcaACTTCATTGACTCGACCAACACAGTGATTCCAACAGCATCCTTCAAACCCCTGGGTTTAGCCAATG ggacgGATCACCATCTCCTGCGTTACGCTGTCCTGCCCCGGGAAGTCGTCTGCACAGAGAACCTCACCCCTTGGAagaagctgctgccatgtggctCAAAG GCTGGGCTCGCTGTGCTGCTGAAGGCTGAGCGCTTGTTCCACAGCAGCTACCACTCCCAGGCAGTGCACATCCGCCCCATCTGCAGG GATgcctcctgcctggctctgtcctGGGAGCTCAGACAGACCCTCACTGTGGTCTTTGACTTCTTTTCCAGTGGCCAAGGAAAGAAAG ACTGGTCCCTCTTTAAGATGTTCTCTCGCACGCTGACTGACACGTGTCCTCTGGCATCACAGAGCAAAGTCTACGTTGACATTTCCCCTAAGAACAAG GAAAAGGAGCTACTGGAAGTGTCCCCCCCTCCAACATCAGTACACGAAGCTATTGTCCAGGGAGACAAGAAAACCTATGCTGTCTATGATCTGCTGAGCCCCTCGCTCTTCAACACATCTCGCAGCCTCAATGTGCAGCTGAAGTGGAAGCGGCCCCAAGACAGCT CGTTATGTGGGGGGGTACGGGCTGCAGACCGGGGAGATCTGCACCCTGATCTACAACACGCACCCCTACCGAGCCTTCCCCGTGATCCTGCTGGAGACTGTGCCCTGGTACCTGCGGCTCTACGTGCACACCCTGACTATCATCAccaaagggaaggaaaacaagccAA GACAGTGGAAGCAGGAGCACCCACCTCATGGGAGATGTCCAGGCAATGTGAGATTGGACAAGGTTCCCCTGGTGCCATTGCTGAAATCTCTTTGGGGTTAGGTTACATCCACTACCAGCCAGCCCAGGACCGGAGACGGCCTCACCTCTTGGAAATGCTGATCCAACTGCCAGCCAACTCTGTCACCAAGATCACAATCCAGTTTGAGAGGGCCTTACTGAAGTGGACAGAGTACCCACCTGACCCCAATCACGGCTTTTATGTCGG TTCATCTGTGCTCAGTGCCCTGGTGCCCAGTGTCACTGCAATGAAGGACGTGGATGTGGAGCAGAGCCCTCTCTTCACCTCACT GTTTCCTTCCTCCGATGGTTCCAGCTATTTTGTGCGCCTGTACACGGAGCCACTGCTGGTGAACCTGCCAACACCAGACTTCAGCATGCCCTACAATGTCATCTGCCTCACCTGCACCGTGGTGGCCGTGTGCTACGGCTCCTTCTACAACCTGCTGACCAGAACGTTCCATGTGGAGGAGCCCAGCCGGGGCGGGCTGGCCAAGCGGCTGGCCAACGTCATCCGAAAATTCAGAGGGGTACCCCCACTCTGA
- the PIGT gene encoding GPI transamidase component PIG-T isoform X1, protein MAAAALLLLLLAAARPGPGRADAGRERRDALREELLLSPLPTGDVAATFQFRTRWDADLQRGAVSHYRLFPKALGRLVAALGVRELHLALTQGFWRTRYWGQPPLQAPAGAELWVWFQPTVTDVDKAWKELSNILSGIFCASLNFIDSTNTVIPTASFKPLGLANGTDHHLLRYAVLPREVVCTENLTPWKKLLPCGSKAGLAVLLKAERLFHSSYHSQAVHIRPICRDASCLALSWELRQTLTVVFDFFSSGQGKKDWSLFKMFSRTLTDTCPLASQSKVYVDISPKNKEKELLEVSPPPTSVHEAIVQGDKKTYAVYDLLSPSLFNTSRSLNVQLKWKRPQDSSEMPIPTLHAQRYVGGYGLQTGEICTLIYNTHPYRAFPVILLETVPWYLRLYVHTLTIITKGKENKPSYIHYQPAQDRRRPHLLEMLIQLPANSVTKITIQFERALLKWTEYPPDPNHGFYVGSSVLSALVPSVTAMKDVDVEQSPLFTSLFPSSDGSSYFVRLYTEPLLVNLPTPDFSMPYNVICLTCTVVAVCYGSFYNLLTRTFHVEEPSRGGLAKRLANVIRKFRGVPPL, encoded by the exons atggcggcggcggcgttgctgctgctgctgctggcggcGGCAAGGCCCGGGCCCGGGCGGGCGGacgcggggcgggagcggcgggacgCGCTgcgggaggagctgctgctgagcccgCTGCCCACCGGCGATGTGGCCGCCACCTTCCAGTTCCGCACGCGCTGGGACGCGGACCTGCAGCGGGGCGCAG TCTCTCACTACAGGCTCTTCCCGAAGGCGCTGGGGCGGCTGGTGGCAGCGCTGGGCGTGCGGGAGCTCCACCTCGCGCTCACCCAGGGCTTCTGGCGCACCCGGTACTGGGGGCAGCCGCCCCTCCAGGCACCCGCTGGCGCTGAGCTCTGGGTCTGGTTCCAGCCCACGGTCACCGA TGTTGACAAAGCCTGGAAAGAACTGAGTAACATCCTTTCGGGAatattctgtgcttctctcaACTTCATTGACTCGACCAACACAGTGATTCCAACAGCATCCTTCAAACCCCTGGGTTTAGCCAATG ggacgGATCACCATCTCCTGCGTTACGCTGTCCTGCCCCGGGAAGTCGTCTGCACAGAGAACCTCACCCCTTGGAagaagctgctgccatgtggctCAAAG GCTGGGCTCGCTGTGCTGCTGAAGGCTGAGCGCTTGTTCCACAGCAGCTACCACTCCCAGGCAGTGCACATCCGCCCCATCTGCAGG GATgcctcctgcctggctctgtcctGGGAGCTCAGACAGACCCTCACTGTGGTCTTTGACTTCTTTTCCAGTGGCCAAGGAAAGAAAG ACTGGTCCCTCTTTAAGATGTTCTCTCGCACGCTGACTGACACGTGTCCTCTGGCATCACAGAGCAAAGTCTACGTTGACATTTCCCCTAAGAACAAG GAAAAGGAGCTACTGGAAGTGTCCCCCCCTCCAACATCAGTACACGAAGCTATTGTCCAGGGAGACAAGAAAACCTATGCTGTCTATGATCTGCTGAGCCCCTCGCTCTTCAACACATCTCGCAGCCTCAATGTGCAGCTGAAGTGGAAGCGGCCCCAAGACAGCT CGGAAATGCCCATTCCCACACTCCATGCTCAGCGTTATGTGGGGGGGTACGGGCTGCAGACCGGGGAGATCTGCACCCTGATCTACAACACGCACCCCTACCGAGCCTTCCCCGTGATCCTGCTGGAGACTGTGCCCTGGTACCTGCGGCTCTACGTGCACACCCTGACTATCATCAccaaagggaaggaaaacaagccAA GTTACATCCACTACCAGCCAGCCCAGGACCGGAGACGGCCTCACCTCTTGGAAATGCTGATCCAACTGCCAGCCAACTCTGTCACCAAGATCACAATCCAGTTTGAGAGGGCCTTACTGAAGTGGACAGAGTACCCACCTGACCCCAATCACGGCTTTTATGTCGG TTCATCTGTGCTCAGTGCCCTGGTGCCCAGTGTCACTGCAATGAAGGACGTGGATGTGGAGCAGAGCCCTCTCTTCACCTCACT GTTTCCTTCCTCCGATGGTTCCAGCTATTTTGTGCGCCTGTACACGGAGCCACTGCTGGTGAACCTGCCAACACCAGACTTCAGCATGCCCTACAATGTCATCTGCCTCACCTGCACCGTGGTGGCCGTGTGCTACGGCTCCTTCTACAACCTGCTGACCAGAACGTTCCATGTGGAGGAGCCCAGCCGGGGCGGGCTGGCCAAGCGGCTGGCCAACGTCATCCGAAAATTCAGAGGGGTACCCCCACTCTGA
- the DBNDD2 gene encoding dysbindin domain-containing protein 2, which translates to MSGPGAQSRSRRLPADMEQAQRNLDAEQMQQQQLKLRDRQKFFEEVFQHDVDFFFPMSHLQIEHRRPPLGSISSMEVNVDMLEQMDVLDLSDQDTVDVFLGCGTEESSIAGSLPGADASQCPEEITLQVPNAAESKSRISSTSSASTDLNSLDTSEEGAETPVVQSDEEDLQEDSPKEQVVRS; encoded by the exons ATGTCGGGGCCCGGGGCGCAGAGCCGCAGCCGGCGGCTGCCCG ctgaCATGGAGCAGGCCCAGCGGAACCTGGATGcagagcaaatgcagcagcagcagctgaaactgCGGGACCGGCAGAAGTTCTTTGAGGAGGTTTTCCAGCATGATGTGGATTTCTTCTTCCCAATGTCTCACCTGCAGATTGAGCACCGGAGAC CCCCCTTAGGCAGCATTTCCTCCATGGAGGTGAACGTGGACATGCTGGAGCAGATGGACGTGCTGGACCTGTCAGACCAGGACACTGTGGATGTGTTTCTGGGCTGTGGGACAGAGGAGAGCAGCATTGCTGGGTCTCTGCCAG GGGCAGATGCCAGCCAGTGCCCAGAGGAGATCACCCTGCAAGTGCCCAACGCAGCTGAGAGCAAGTCTCGCATTTCCTCCACGTCCTCTGCCTCCACGGATTTGAACAGCCTGGACACCAGCGAGGAGGGGGCCGAGACCCCCGTGGTGCAGTCGGATGAGGAGGACCTGCAGGAGGACAGTCCCAAAGAGCAGGTGGTGAGAAGCtag